A window of the Henckelia pumila isolate YLH828 chromosome 3, ASM3356847v2, whole genome shotgun sequence genome harbors these coding sequences:
- the LOC140892763 gene encoding inactive TPR repeat-containing thioredoxin TTL3, which translates to MGDISPEKRSGCGLLNVVFGRRSIWPRRSTSTGSVQSSNPSNITRIPSSPISKRHKGGSNDAFLDSSNNHKQVDRIIARPLPNHSKSPPVHQQHQASHQETAVSRNQHGYVQKKNLPPESLGISGELDRMITDHQRSKGSSTLVRASSSNVMLMGDLGNLRQPGGNVDITPSNVFHPVNEKCSTSVNVVKKKEGSEKPSSSPLCRALSTRMDPEELKIMGNEDYKNGRFAEALALYEAAISIDPNKASYRSNKSAALTALGRLLEAAFECREAIKIDPFYQRAHNRLATLYVRLGETEKAAHHFKQSGSEADPDYMTKARRVQIHLNKCAEAQKLRDWNTLLKEAGFAIAAGADSAPLIFGLKAEALLRMNRHQEAMDTMEKGPDFDIGECIKFLGPIGSASLLLFRAQVDMAAGRFDDAVAAVERASTLDTNNKEANMTLRRARAVATARSNGNELFKAGRYSEACVAYGEGLGHDPYNAVLLCNRAACRSKLGQFEKAIDDCTAALDVRAGYAKARLRRADLYAKMKNWAACVQDCELLMRENPDGDGEAGTILKEAKAQLGKPQD; encoded by the exons atgggaGACATTTCTCCAGAGAAAAGATCAGGCTGTGGGCTATTGAATGTGGTTTTTGGACGCAGAAGCATATGGCCAAGAAGATCAACATCAACAGGCTCTGTTCAATCATCAAATCCCAGCAATATAACCCGAATTCCGAGCTCTCCGATATCCAAAAGGCACAAGGGTGGCTCGAATGACGCGTTCTTGGACTCATCCAACAATCATAAACAAGTCGATAGGATCATTGCCCGTCCCCTCCCAAACCATTCGAAATCTCCACCGGTTCATCAGCAACACCAGGCCTCGCATCAGGAGACCGCGGTTTCAAGAAACCAACATGGCTATGTACAAAAGAAGAATTTACCCCCGGAATCTCTTGGAATCTCGGGTGAGCTTGATCGCATGATCACAGATCATCAGAGATCGAAAGGCTCGAGCACGTTAGTGAGGGCGTCTTCGAGTAACGTAATGCTGATGGGTGATTTAGGGAATTTAAGGCAACCAGGAGGAAATGTAGACATAACTCCTTCCAATGTGTTTCACCCCGTTAACGAGAAATGCTCCACAAGTGTTAATGTGGTTAAGAAGAAGGAAGGATCTGAAAAACCGAGCTCTTCTCCTCTCTGTCGGGCTCTTTCGACTAGGATGGATCCTGAAGAGTTGAAGATTATGGGCAATGAGGATTACAAGAATGGCAggtttgctgaagctttggctCTGTATGAGGCAGCAATCTCCATTGATCCCAATAAGGCGTCGTACCGAAGCAACAAAAGCGCGGCGCTAACTGCGTTGGGAAGACTTCTTGAAGCAGCATTTGAATGCAGAGAAGCTATTAAAATCGATCCCTTTTATCAGCGAGCTCATAATAGATTGGCCACTCTCTATGTCAG ATTAGGTGAAACAGAGAAGGCTGCACATCATTTCAAGCAATCAGGATCAGAGGCTGATCCTGATTATATGACCAAAGCTAGAAGAGTACAAATCCATCTGAATAAGTGCGCCGAGGCGCAGAAATTACGAGATTGGAACACCCTTTTAAAAGAAGCTGGATTTGCCATCGCTGCCGGTGCTGATTCTGCACCATTG ATATTCGGTTTGAAAGCCGAGGCCTTGTTGAGGATGAATAGGCATCAAGAAGCCATGGATACAATGGAAAAAGGCCCCGACTTTGATATTGGAGAATGTATAAAATTCTTAGGCCCGATCGGAAGCGCGAGCCTCCTGTTATTTCGTGCTCAAGTTGACATGGCTGCTGGCAG GTTCGACGACGCTGTGGCGGCCGTCGAACGGGCATCAACTCTGGACACAAACAACAAAGAAGCAAACATGACATTGAGGCGGGCAAGGGCGGTCGCGACCGCCAGATCAAACGGGAACGAGTTGTTTAAGGCGGGGCGATATTCGGAAGCATGTGTGGCCTATGGAGAAGGGCTCGGCCACGACCCTTACAATGCAGTGTTGTTGTGCAACAGAGCTGCCTGCAGATCTAAGCTCGGCCAATTCGAAAAGGCTATAGACGACTGCACCGCCGCGCTCGACGTCCGTGCAGGCTACGCCAAGGCCAGGTTAAGAAGAGCCGACTTGTATGCCAAG ATGAAAAATTGGGCAGCCTGCGTCCAAGATTGTGAGCTATTAATGAGAGAAAATCCGGACGGCGACGGCGAGGCGGGGACGATATTGAAGGAAGCAAAGGCACAACTAGGAAAGCCCCAAGACTGA
- the LOC140891885 gene encoding PLAT domain-containing protein 3-like → MEVNRLCFLLLIFLSIFSIIRSADLDCVTTLYVRTGSIIKGGTDSNISLTLYDAAGYGFRINNIETWGGLMGPGYNYFERGNLDIFSGRVPCLKGPICAMNLTSDGSGPGHGWYVNYVEVTTTKVHDGCAQVQFTVEQWLALDTKPYNLTAIRDYCSADAIKRPVIYSSDLPLPVVSVL, encoded by the exons ATGGAAGTCAACCGACTCTGCTTCCTTCTGCTCATCTTCCTCTCCATCTTCTCCATCATCAGATCC GCCGATCTAGATTGCGTCACCACATTGTACGTGCGGACCGGATCGATCATCAAAGGTGGAACCGACTCCAACATAAGCTTGACGCTGTACGATGCCGCCGGCTATGGGTTCCGGATCAACAACATCGAGACGTGGGGCGGGCTCATGGGCCCGGGATACAACTATTTCGAGAGAGGGAATCTGGACATCTTCAGCGGGAGAGTGCCCTGTTTGAAAGGCCCGATCTGCGCGATGAATCTGACCTCGGATGGATCTGGGCCCGGACATGGGTGGTATGTGAATTATGTGGAGGTGACGACCACTAAGGTTCACGATGGCTGTGCGCAGGTACAGTTCACGGTGGAGCAATGGCTGGCGCTGGACACGAAGCCGTATAATCTGACCGCCATTAGGGATTATTGTTCGGCCGATGCGATCAAGAGGCCCGTGATCTACAGTTCCGATTTGCCATTGCCCGTTGTTTCTGTTTTGTGA
- the LOC140893197 gene encoding probable trehalose-phosphate phosphatase J codes for MTKQNVVVSDANSGINVAITVAVSGSAALYPAAAQKPPVVPRSAYITISKKKLLQNLEINSGARIHSWVDSMRASSPTNINASSDDRHSWIVKHPSALDMFQQITKASKGKQIVMFLDYDGTLSPIVNDPEQAFMSEAMRTTVRKLARYFPTAIVSGRCRDKVYNFVRLGELYYAGSHGMDIKGPSKGSKHKKGTQAILFQPASEFLPMIDEVYQQLLEIIKSTPGAMVENNKFCVSVHFRCVDEKKWTELARQVGSVLEGYPSLRLTQGRKVLEIRPTIKWDKGKALEFLLESLGYANCSDVFPVYIGDDRTDEDAFKVLRQRGQGFGILVSKAPKDTNASYSLQEPSEVMAFLRRLVEWKRLSLRREFRMRRRLVEEISVALPN; via the exons ATGACCAAGCAAAATGTGGTGGTTTCCGATGCCAACTCAGGGATCAACGTGGCCATCACTGTGGCGGTTTCGGGCTCCGCCGCCCTTTACCCCGCGGCGGCGCAGAAGCCGCCCGTGGTGCCCCGCAGTGCTTACATCACTATTTCGAAGAAGAAACTCCTGCAGAATCTTGAAATCAATAGCGGTGCTAGAATCCATTCTTGGGTGGACTCCATGAGAGCTTCATCTCCCACCAATATCAACGCTTCTTCCGATGACCGCCACTCTTGGATT GTGAAGCATCCATCGGCTTTGGACATGTTCCAGCAGATAACAAAAGCCTCAAAGGGAAAGCAAATAGTGATGTTTTTGGACTACGATGGAACCCTTTCCCCCATTGTCAACGACCCCGAGCAAGCTTTCATGTCTGAGGCG ATGAGAACAACAGTGAGGAAACTTGCTAGGTATTTCCCTACAGCAATAGTGAGTGGGAGGTGCAGAGACAAA gtGTATAATTTTGTGCGTTTGGGGGAGCTGTATTATGCTGGAAGCCATGGAATGGACATAAAAGGCCCATCAAAAGGCTCCAAACATAAGAAA GGAACGCAAGCTATTTTATTCCAGCCAGCTAGTGAGTTCCTGCCCATGATAGATGAG gtttatcaacaactGTTGGAGATAATAAAATCTACCCCAGGTGCTATGGTGGAGAACAACAAGTTCTGCGTCTCGGTGCATTTTCGCTGTGTCGATGAGAAG AAATGGACCGAACTAGCAAGGCAAGTCGGGTCGGTTTTAGAAGGGTACCCGAGTCTTCGATTGACTCAAGGAAGAAAG GTTCTGGAAATTCGTCCTACTATTAAATGGGACAAAGGGAAGGCTCTTGAATTTCTTTTGGAATCACTTG GGTATGCCAATTGTAGTGATGTGTTTCCTGTTTACATTGGAGACGATAGAACAGATGAAGATGCTTTTAAG GTGCTAAGACAGAGAGGACAAGGATTTGGGATTCTTGTTTCCAAAGCACCGAAAGACACGAATGCATCATATTCTTTGCAAGAACCATCCGAG GTAATGGCATTTCTGCGTCGCTTAGTAGAGTGGAAAAGGCTCTCCTTAAGACGAGAGTTTCGAATGAGAAGACGTCTAGTTGAAGAAATCAGCGTGGCTCTACCGAATTGA